The following nucleotide sequence is from Triticum dicoccoides isolate Atlit2015 ecotype Zavitan chromosome 7B, WEW_v2.0, whole genome shotgun sequence.
gccgccttggcctGCTGGTTGGCTGCAGCAGACATGGACCGCAGCCGCGCCGCAATCTCCGTGAAGGCCGGCCGCTGTGCCGGGTCAGGCGACCAGCACTGCTCCATCAGCCTCCTCCACTCCGGCCCGCAGTTGGCCGGCACCGGCGGACGCAGCGTGTTGTTCACGATGCCACCTGCCAAAATAGACCCATCCATCCATCAACCAACCACCACAGtggacaagaagaagaaagatggcTCCACCAAGAGAATCATCGGCATACGTACCTATTATTGCGCCATAGTGCATGTTGGCATAGGGTTCCTCCCCGGTCAGGATCTCCCACAGGACGATACCGAACGAGAACACATCCACCTGCATTCATCATAtgccaaaaaaccaaaaaaaagaaCACTCTCCCTGTCATatactttatttattccttcactgCTAAGTTTAACTAACTTCTTGCTAACCAAACTCTCTCAACTCTGGTCCAGTCAACCAGGAACAGGCCACGCCTAGATAGATATCACCAGAACAATATCCACGAAAGAAAGACGCGTCACCGTCTTACCTTCTCAGACACCTTGCTGCTACTCCCGTTGAGCAACTCTGGAGCCATCCAGGGGAGCGTCCCCCTCACGCCGCCCGAAACCAGGGTGTTCCTCTTGATTTTCGACAGCCCAAAATCACCCACCTGGACACAACGGCAGCAGTAATTTACTCAACAGGTGGTCACCGCAACACTATTTTTAAGCGGATGGAACGGAAACATCCACTAGGCTTACTTTGCAGATAGGGCGTGCGTGGTCCCTCAGGTTCACCAGCAGGTTGTCGCACTTCAGGTCGAAATGCACAATGTTCTTCGAGTGAAGATACTCCATCCCGAACGCCGCGTCCATTGCTATGATCAGCCGCTTGCGGAGATCAGGACACCTTTCAAGTTATACAACAGATTATTACTTTTTTGCTTAGCTATTTATACGTTTTAGATCCAGAGAAGGGCAAATAAAAGGGAAACGCCAGGAAGAGCTTGCTTACTTGTCCTTCCGCTGCAAGACATGCCGAAGAGAACCATTAACCATGAACTCGGTCAGCGTCGCCAGGGTACCgcccggcccgtccttcaccacacCATAGAACGCTACGACGTTTGGATGATGAAGCTTTGACAGAATCTCAGCTTCTCGCCAGAATTCTTGTGCCTAGAAACCACAATGTTTATTTAGAGCATCATTACAGCACCCAACATCTCCTTTCTGCTCAAATTTCAGCTGTGGTATATAAGACCACATTCATAACTACCTTTCATATTCAGAGCCTACCATCATATAGACATTAATAATACAAGTCACAGATTTCGAGAATGTTAGTGTTCAGTGATGCTGCAACTACCTTTCATATTCAGAACCTACTGtcacatactcccttcgttcctaattcCTAAATGTTTGTCTTTCTagtgattttaacaagtgactacatacggagcaaaacgagtgaacctacactctaaaatatgtctatatacattcatatatggtagtccatttgaagaaatctaaaaagacaaatatttcggaacggagggagtagtatatgccAATAAAATGGGAAATCAAACTAGCATGCTTAACACACAACTTTAACACAGGTTCAGGAGCTTACCAGCCTTTCTTGCTCAGATGATCGTCCTGTAAAACAGCTCTTCTTGATGCGCTTGATAGCCACATCAGTTCCTCTCCATTTCCCATGGTAAACAGTTCCGAAAGTACCAGAACCAAGTTCCCTAAGCTCCTCAAGAtcttcattcttgattatctgttAAAATATTTGTTCCCAACAGAATAAAAGTGAGCATTGTTGGCATTGTCTCAAAAAATAAAGTGAACATTGTTGGCATGTCACTGGTCATGCTCGtaacagaggttgtcatgtgccctTTGGTTGGCAGAAACATTGGATATTATGCACCCAGAAAATGCCAATATTGTCTTTCCAGAGCTAGTAATAACACTTAAACATGTTGACAACAATGAATAAAGATAGCAACATCATGCGACTTTAGATGATTCTGGTTTGAGAATTTATCCAAAACATGTTAAGTTTCTTCCAACACAAAACCACCATACCTGCAAGTGTTCAAAATCAGAATCTCGAAGAGAAGCATCCATGACTTGTGCGGCAGTTCTGTCCTCTTCGAACTTTGGTTCCTGAAGCCATGAAAACAATCATAAATATGACAACACAGTGTGATGACAAAAGTGACAGTGGACTTCTACTAAACATGCATACCTCGAAATCTGGAGCAGGCAGATTCGTATTGTCCACCACAGGTTGATATGGATTGTCAACTTGAAATGCTTCAACACTCCTCTCCATCTTTGGGAGATGGTCAATATGTGACGTGGCATAAGCTGGAGGCATGCTGCTAACGTCAGCAACTATGATGGAAGGCTCTGCCTTCTTCTCGGCATCAAAATTGTAGGTAGGATTCAAACCCTTCATGCTGATTGCGTCATTATCTGCTCCTGCGAATGCATACATCCCTTCGTCAATCTTTGCCAGGCCTTGTTGGTCATTACTCTTGCTTGGGAACTCATCCTTTGCAAGATTTCTGAAGAACGACCAGTTCTTAGGCTCATAGTTTGGCATGTTCAAGCTAAGAATAGGATCATTAAAAGGAGTTGATGACTGTGCTGCATCTTTCGCCTTTGCAAAGAAATCGGAAAGAATATCAGGGGGGAAGCGGTCATTGATATCAACAAAAAAATCTCTGTTCTCCGAGTTAGCAGCTGCAGATACACTATCTGCAACAGCTCCAGCAGTGCTGGTGGACGATGGCACAGCTGGATCATGCTTAACATCATTGGGGGGCGCGGGCTTGGGAGCCTCCCAACTAACACGGCGTGCCATGGCAGCATCACTTCCCAGCTGCTTCTTAGCACTTTGCATTCTATTGGTGGTAGTGGCTTTCAAATTACCTTTAGCTGGAGTCTTTTCAACTGAATTCATGATGTTAGGGACATCCACTGCCCTCTTTTCACTGGCCTGTTGCTGTTCAACCACAGGATTTTCAGACATCATTTTAGCATCTGATTCTTCCGAAGGTATGATTATACCAAATTGACTCGGCCGTGGTACAGCTTTGGCAAAGTTTCTCTCAAACTGTGCTAGGGAATCATCGCCAGACGGTTCATTCAGGTTCAGTGATGGGGCCCCTGAATTTGGATTTTCAGCTCCTTCAACAGAATCAGAAGCCTCTGCAATGGATTCTCTAGCCACACCAGACTGAGACTGAGGTATTAGAAACTGAGCACCTGAATCATCAGATTTTGACAACCGATTCAGGGATTCCATTTGCTCCCGGGGGATTCGCTCAGAGTGGAAGGTCCGCCCAGAACCAGGTTGTGGATCCATGAAGCCATGATCGGTCATGTCAGACTCAAATTCAGAACATCCAGATGCAAAAGCTCCACCAGAGGACTGGCGGTCATCTTCATTTAACTCTCTAGGCTCTAAGCTCTTTCCACTGTCACTTGGTTGAAGAAAAGATGTCCGGCCTTCTTGAGCCGAAGAAGCAGGGGGCACTTCCAAATGCATGCTATTTGAAACAGACAGATCATTATGCAGCACAGGAGCACTCAAATTCTCAAGGGTTTGGAAGTAGTCCACTTCACTTTTCTGATGCAGCGTGTTCTTGGAAGCCTGATTTGCATCATTTATAGAACCTTGCATCATGAAGCCATCCTGATAAGACCGCTGGTCAGGAGTTGCCAGAGATGCAGGCCCAGAATGTGGCGCATACTGAGAGGCCACTCCATAATCTGAGGGCGCAGATAGAGGCATAGAGATGCGCCTCTCAGTGTCATAGAAATTGTCTCTAGAGCTCTGAGCGTACAGCATTTCCTGCCCTTGGTAAGATTGCAAATTTGCAGTGTAATCACTGGATAAACTTGGCGGTGTTGGAGTTGGTACAGTAGCAGCAGGCACCAAAGATGGCCCACGCATACCATGAAAATCTGACATGCCTTGGTTTGGGTTTGACTGATCATTATCATTATTGAGATTAATGAACTGATCCATCATACTCACGGATGTGCTTGCTAAACCATGGCCACTTGAAGGCTTCCCTGATCCTACATCTATTCCATTGACAGCAACAACATAATGGAGCTCAGAATCACCATCCATGCTACCCAGGTTATCGTCAAAATCGAGTGAGGAAAACAGAAAAACACGGAGCTTCTGAGAACCTCCTTCACTTTCAATCATGGCAAACTCATCCATCATGTTTGTCAAATCCTCGTCGCCTGACACCGAGATCAAAGAATCGAGGTCTTCACCAGGGAGCTGGTACTTGATGATATGGGGCTGGTTGAAGATGGCAGACGTCTTTTGTCTGAGCTCCTGCCAGGAAATGTCCTTGCTGATTCGAATTATGCGCGTCTCACCACCAACATACCTAAGCTTCCCGTCACTGGGCCGGGGCAAGATTTTGCCCCCAAAGCTGCAcaggaacttgattctcttggaggcATCTGAAGCATCGGAGGAAGCATAGCCATGAGACAGCCCCCGACTACTGCCATCACCACCTGACAGAGCTCGCGGCACCGACCTGGTCGACGAGTGCCTGCTCCTATTCTGAACCTGAGCAACAGGTTTTCTCTCGGGCTCCTTGTGCCGCGGATCAACAATAGGTTGGAGCATGAATATATCAGGACCAGTTTCTGATGCAGTGTGGCTGGCACCAAGCATCCCTCTCAAGTCCATGTATCCGTTTGTCGCAGCGTTCTGGTCTCCGGACGTACCAGTGGCCAGGATCTTCTGGGACATGGCACGGTCCCTCATGAACTCGAGGGCAAACTCCTCCCCGGTCTGGATAGAGTAGTTGAGGACGGGCTTGACAGCGCCCGGCACAAGGTACTCTGGAACACGGGGAGGAGCGGTGGAAGCTGAAACCAATGGCGCGTGCATGGCTCTCTGGGGCGCAGAGCCAGCAGCTGCGTCCCTTCTGGGGTCCATGGCGCTCTGTCAATTGCTGTTGCGGTTCATATCATTGACGCTTCATTTCTGTTTGCGAGCAGTGCAGTGCGTCGTAGAGTCGGCGGGCAGGAGGGGAAACGTGAGTCTGACCTGGAGTAAACAGGCATAAGAATGTATGTCAGATGCAGCCAAAAAAACAAACAAGATGATTAATCATTGGCAACGAACAGCAGAAACTAGAGTTTCCTTATGAGTAAGAAAGGCACACACTCGTTCCATTTCCTAGTACGGCATGTTTGTTTGTTTATGTTCCATACAGAGATAGAAAGCATACACCAATCAAACTATACAAGTAGTAAAAATCAGAGTATGTGCGACTTTTCTTTTCTTATCATTTCCGTAGTAAAAAGGGCAGCACAGGTATCAAGTGGAAAAAAAATGAGTGGGTGGATTGATGTGTGTGGAAGCAAGCAGGTAATCAAAGCATCAGAGTCAGTCTGCCTAGTAGGAATGGATTGGAGTCAAAGTCAAGTAAAGTGCGGTTGCTGGAGTTTATGCATGCAGATTGGTGGAAGGGGATTAAAcaggaatgaatgaatgaatgaatgaatccgTGGGTGGTTTTGTAAACAGGATTGCCCCCAAATTAAATTAGCAATCCTGTTACATAGATACATACATAGATACAGTAgatagagtagagatagagataaggtaGAAGAATAAGAAAGGAGGAGTAAACCCTAGCTGGCGGGCATATAAGTAATAAGTAAGGTGGATAAACATGGGCATGAATCAGAGATTAGCGGTACGGAAATACTTATAATCGAAGAAAGCTAGGGTTGGTTACCGTCCAAGGAGGCTCCAGGTCCGGATGGGGTGGATCTCCGCTCCGCGCCGCCAAGTCGCCGGTCCGCTCCAGCAgagaggagcggcggcggcggcgaggcgagaacCGGTGGCGGGCGCGCTGGAGGCCGGGTGGTCGGAGGGGAGGGGCGGATTTGAAATTGGATGCAGACGAGACGCGcagaggaggaaggaaggaaggaaggggatgAAGACGACTCGCCTGAGGACTGGagacggagggaggcaggaggcatcttttcttttcttttcttttctcttctcttctcttctcatcATTAttttctccatcttttcttttcttttctattatatatatatatatatatatatatatatatatatgcgagcGATTTAAATTCTGTCTTGATTGCTAAATATTCAAGTGATCCATCCATCGACTAACTACTTTATTATAAACTAAACTACAGGAAGAAGACGTAGTTGATCGGTAAAGTGCATCATCAGAAATCCAAGGCGTGGTTAAACATTTTTCCTCCATCTCTAGTACTAGTACATCATCATTTGTTGTATCTCCTCTCAAAAATATAAATAATAAACTACTAGTAGTACATCGTCTGTACGCGTTGTACTACCTGCGAAAAAAAAATAGAGGTCAAGCACAAGTAGGTACTCAAAATGAGGAGGTGCCACTAATCATATACTACTAATCCATCctcaaaaagaaatcataaactaaCCCATTTGCTGTTGGGGTATACTACACTGTACTATACTGCGAATAGGTAAGTAACATATTCCAGAACAAATAATTATTTATGTGTGTAATCAGCAAAAAACATTATCTCTTTTTCAAGGATCAAGAAACATTATCGTGCTTACTAATTAGTTGGAGAAGACTTAATAATACACCGATGGCCAACGCACGCCTTGCCGCGATTACATTTTGCGGGTTTAGTGCAAGTTTTATCCCATAGTAACGTGGTTACCATCCAAAGGCAAGATTTCCTGCCTTGTCGCCATTTTACACATATGGGGTCTTCTTTCCCTCTTGTCCTCTCGACGTTTCGTGTTTTTTTCTTCAGAAATAGCGCCACTTTATTGCTTGTTAATTTGGGCTTATTTGTCTTGGTGCACTCTGGGTGTATAGTTTGTCATTCGGTATGGGAGGAGCAGTTTGCCAATCTTCTATTTAGGGCCTtttcttttctcttattttttccttttcttttcattcctttattTGTTTTTTGTATTTCTTTTTTCTCATAGTTcctaattcatgaatattttttcaattcctagaaagaaaaaaaactacattCATTAACAACTGTTAATGTGCGAACATTTTTAAATTTGATGGACAATttaaaaattcatgaatatttttaaaaatatgaacatttttatattCATGTCAGTTTTTTAAAAAacaaaatatttattaaatatttggACATTTTTAAAATTCGTGAACACTTTTAAATGGACTTTTGGAACACTTTTCCAaatacatgaacattttaaaattccCAATGTTTTCAAATTTTATGAAAATGTAAAATTCATGATCTTCTTGTCTTACCAAATTGTTTAACACAAATAATTGGTAGCCAGTTTTGTTGGAGCCGGAAGCTGCAAACATTTTTTAGCAAGCACGAGTTTCCTTTCTTGAGCACATGCACAGAAAAGCTACATGGGGCCGGCAATTCACTCGTAGACCCCCTAAAAAAGTTTTAATTGGCATTGTGGAAAGCTTCAATCTGCAAGAAAAGCTTCAACCGGCATAGAGAAAGCTTCAACCGATGAgataaaaagcttcaacctgactcGCCAATGGCGGCGAGCGGCGACGTTGAGAGCTGCGTCGGCGAAACGACAGTGCAGCGATGATGGCGACTGCTAGGTGCTGCAACGACAGAGGGTGCCGGTGTGCTTCAAGACGGCGCCTTTTTTGCTGCGAGGGGCAACGGCTTCCTTCTATACCTAGGAGGGAGGCTAGTACGGATGCTGCGACGGCGACGGAGAGCACATCTAGCAGCGTGGGACTGCGAGGGGGAGAGGAGGTCCAAGTGAGGGGGGTAGTCGCCAGCGGCAAGAGCGGCTGGGGTGGGCgcacggtgaagaagaagaagaagaagaagaagaagaagaagaagaagtcaacACAGGAAGAGGGGGGACGAGGAACAGATCTGACGGCTCAAGCTCGCAGATCGGACAGCTGGGGTGCGACCGGCCGAACTGTTTCGGCCAGCGCGCCGGCGCCAATCACTTGTCTTTTTTTAACAGCTGGCTCCATTTTTTCACACATGGGGTGTTTTTCCCCTCTTGTATTGTGGATGTTTCGtcgcttttttctttttcttttgagaaacATCGGCATATTATTGCTTGCTCATGTGGGCTTATTTGTCTTTCTGCACTCGGTGATGCAGGGTCAGTTTGGATAGATATCTGGACGTCATACATAGGCAAATGAGATGACTGGATCCAGCCTGAGAATATGAGAAAAAACATGTGCGTTTGGATGGTGTCTACAGCCTGCCACTATTTGTCAGAGTGTATTGATGTGCATTAGAGCGCTTAAAGCTTTTAAATGGGACGCCTGGACCAGACTAAGTACCCTGTTGGAATGACACCAAATAAGTCGATTACCCTAGGCAGGGTACTTAGTCTGGTCCGGGCACGCATCCACTCTGTGAGGACACCAAATAAACACGTACTCCctttgtccggaaatacttgtcatcaaaatgaataaaaggggatgtatctagatgtatatttccggacgaagggagtaccagGCAGAGTACAGGGAACGTCCAGGCCAGGCGTATGACGATGCGGAAGCCAACCAAACCGACCCGCATTCTGTCAATCGGTATGAGAGAGCAGATTGGCGCCTTTCCTTTTcattattttatttgccttttgtgTTTACTTTTTCTCACAGTttccaaattcatgaatatttttcataatTTCTGAACATTTTTTCTACCACTCACTAATATTTTCTCAATTCTTCGAAAATAATCATGAACAATTATTAATGTGTTGACAATTTCAAATAATTACGGAAAATTTTAATTCACGAATATTTCTAAAATATATATGACTTTAAAAATCCATAGAAATTATATGAATATTTGGTATTTCTTAAAAGTTCCGAACATTTTTAATGAGCtttggaacatttttaaaattcatgaatattttaaaaGTTTATGCAAATAATCGAATTCATGATATTTTTTTCATTTAAAATTTATTTAACATAAAATTTTGATATCCCTTCTGTGTTGGAGTTGATCCCAGTTCACTGTGCTGCAGAGGAGGTAAGGGGCTTGGAGCCTTCTTTGTCTGAAAGGAACATGCTTGATTTGTACAACTTATTATTAATTCTCTTCTCTGTTAACGCACATGCCATTAACGCGCAAACTGACTTTCTGCAAATTAAAGTGAAAATTTGAGCGGTAACGCTAGATACTTGTAGCATGGGCTCCGATAGCAAGCTGCCAACTAGCATCTAAGGAACAAGTATTTTTGTATTGCACATTTTTTCCTTGATTTCCCATCTTTTGTATTTCTGCTCAAGCCCTGCTACAACATGGACCCACCACACGACATGTTCTCATCCCACGTACTAGATAGCTCCATCCGTTACGGTTTAAACCAAGGAAAAAAAATAGAGCGTTATATAAAATAACACCGCCCCTAAAATATGCTATTAGCAAGCTATTGTACGCTGATCAATTTAGCGAGACAATTCTCtacacgctatagcgtgctattagcggTATTATAGGGGGCTATTTTTCAGTGGTTTAAGCGAtgtgctgtgacgcccccgattcaatcgtacactaatcatgcacgcaaatgtgtacgatcaagatcagggactcacgggaagatatcacaacacaactctacaaataaaataagtcatacaagcatcataatacaagccaggggcctcgagggctcgaatacaagtgctcgatcatagacgagtcagcggaagcaacaatatctgagtacagacataagttaaacaagtttgccttaagaaggctagcacaaactgggatacagatcgaaagaggcgcaggcctcctgcctgggatcctcctaactactcctggtcgtcgtcgtcagcctgcacgtagtagtaggcacctccaatgtagtagtcgtcgtcgacgctggctcctggctcctggactccagcatctggttgcgacaaccagaaagaaaggaaagggggaaaaaggggggagaaagcaaccgtgagtactcatccaaagtactcgcaagcaaggagctacactacatatgcatgggtatatgtgtaaagaggccatatcagtggactgaactgcagaatgccagaataagagggggatagctaatcctgtcgaagactacgcttctggcagccttcgtcttgcagcatgtagaagagagtagattgaagtcctccaagtagcatctccaagtagcatctccaaatagcatctcatagcataatcctacccggcgatcccctcctcatatccctgaggaagagcgaccaccggttatatctggcacttggaagggtgtgttttattaagtatccggttctagttgtcataaggtcaaggtacaactccaagtcgtcctgttaccgaagatcacggctattcgaatagattaacttccctgcaggggtgcaccacattacccaacacgctcgatcccatttggccggacacactttcctgggtcatgcccggcctcggaagatcaacacgtcacagccccatctaggcacaacagagaggccagcacgccggtctaaacctaagcgcgcaggggtctgggcccatcgccctgagcacacctgcacgttgcgtgggcggccggaagcagacctagcctagtggcgttccagtccaatccggcgcgcgccgctccgtcgctgacgtctgaagtgcttcggctgataccacgacgtcgggatacccataactactcccacgtagatggttagtgcgtataggctcgtagccgactcagatcaaataccaagatctcgttaagcgtgttaagtatccgcgaacgccgaacagggccaggcccacctgtctcctaggtggtctcaacctgccctgtcgctccgccacaaagcaacagtcgagggccgtcgggaacccaggcccacctctaccgggatggagccacctgtcctttcagccccctcgtcagaatcacttgcgggtactcaatgagctgacccgactttagtcaccatctgtatagtatgtatgtatgtatagtatatacccgtgatcacctcccaagtgatcacggcccgatagtatagcaaggcagactgacaagaatgtagggtcactgatggaacactagcatcctatactaagcatttaggattgcgggtaaggtatcaatgactgtagcagcaatgacaggctatgcatcagaataggattaacggaaagcagtaacatgctacactactctaatgcaagcggtatagagaagagtaggcgatatctggtgatcaaagggggggcttgcctggttgctctggcaagagagaggggtcgtcaactccgtagtcgaactggttagcagcagcgtcggtctcgtagtctaccggagagaagagggggaagacataatgaatacagagcaaacaaagcatcacaaaatataacaaggcaatacgcggtgttcggtgtgccctaacgcggtagtaggtgataccgatgaaggggggaaaacatccggaaaagtattcccggtgtttcgtgttttctgacagatgaaccggagggggaaagttgcgggtttgatatgttaggggtgtgtggtggacgaacgggctacgtatccgggttcgtctcatcgttctgagcaactttcatgtagaaaacattttcatccgagttacggattattttctatgaattttctaaggtttaaacaatttTCTAGAATTATCTTAATTATTTAAAACAACATTATCCCGAACAGTGCGGCGGTGACGTCAGCATAATGTCAAGATGAAGTCAGCAGGTCAACTAACCGattggccaggtcaaacctgacatgtggggtcaccgggacccacatgtcagcctctgttagtACTAAACGGAGTTAAAATTAATCTAACTACTCAATTAGATGGTGGGCCCTACTAGTCAGTGGTTACATAGTgttttaattagctaattaactaattaacataTTTTCTTTTTAAAATAAAATTCGTTTATTTAGGCGGGACCCACGTGTCATAGACAAAGGGCCTGCCCAATCAGCGTTGACCCTTGTTAAATGGTCAACTAGAGCCCTGGGGCCCGCAGGCAGTGGCACATAGGCGGGGCCCACGGTGCCAGGTCAGCGGCGCCACCGGAGTTGCTCCGGCGGGCCTGCGCGCGGCGGCTGAACCCCGGCGATCGCCGGAATCACGCTGTAGTGCCCTGTTTTGCGCGTTCTTGGTCACGTTCGAACGGGCAGGACGCGTCACGTCGATCTGTGGCATCGGTTGGTGCGGGGGCAACCGGAATcgtggtcggcgacgaggtccgcggtgGCGAGTTTTCGGGCGACGACGCAAGCGGCGATGTAGCCCACAGTAGTTCAATCTAAAGCTTCGGGCATGCTCTACGCGCGTGCGAGGACAACGCACACGGGCccttgaccaaaaggtcaccggagaccAAACGAGGCGGCGGTGGTTCGGGCTTCGTCGGGGTAGTGGCTACGGGCGGCTAGAGAGGGCAGGTGACAGCGCGTTCGACACAGAAGCTCACCGCGGGAGTGTGGGGTGTaggcagagggctcggggaggtccgGTGGAGCAGCGGGATGAGGAGGACGGTAGCGAACGGCGCGGCGCCGGCGGCGTTCGCCAAGGTCGACGCAGAGGCAGGGGCGTCGCGGCGAGAGGGGCTCCGGGGAGGAGGGCGAGGGGCAGCGCCGAGATGGGCGTCTGCTTCCGAGCGCGGGCGGCACGGTCGCCGGGGTCTGTGcccctcgatctggatcggggggggcAGAGGGACCGAGAGAGACGTGGGGGCGNNNNNNNNNNNNNNNNNNNNNNNNNNNNNNNNNNNNNNNNNNNNNNNNNNNNNNNNNNNNNNNNNNNNNNNNNNNNNNNNNNNNNNNNNNNNNNNNNNNNNNN
It contains:
- the LOC119336321 gene encoding probable serine/threonine-protein kinase mkcB — its product is MDPRRDAAAGSAPQRAMHAPLVSASTAPPRVPEYLVPGAVKPVLNYSIQTGEEFALEFMRDRAMSQKILATGTSGDQNAATNGYMDLRGMLGASHTASETGPDIFMLQPIVDPRHKEPERKPVAQVQNRSRHSSTRSVPRALSGGDGSSRGLSHGYASSDASDASKRIKFLCSFGGKILPRPSDGKLRYVGGETRIIRISKDISWQELRQKTSAIFNQPHIIKYQLPGEDLDSLISVSGDEDLTNMMDEFAMIESEGGSQKLRVFLFSSLDFDDNLGSMDGDSELHYVVAVNGIDVGSGKPSSGHGLASTSVSMMDQFINLNNDNDQSNPNQGMSDFHGMRGPSLVPAATVPTPTPPSLSSDYTANLQSYQGQEMLYAQSSRDNFYDTERRISMPLSAPSDYGVASQYAPHSGPASLATPDQRSYQDGFMMQGSINDANQASKNTLHQKSEVDYFQTLENLSAPVLHNDLSVSNSMHLEVPPASSAQEGRTSFLQPSDSGKSLEPRELNEDDRQSSGGAFASGCSEFESDMTDHGFMDPQPGSGRTFHSERIPREQMESLNRLSKSDDSGAQFLIPQSQSGVARESIAEASDSVEGAENPNSGAPSLNLNEPSGDDSLAQFERNFAKAVPRPSQFGIIIPSEESDAKMMSENPVVEQQQASEKRAVDVPNIMNSVEKTPAKGNLKATTTNRMQSAKKQLGSDAAMARRVSWEAPKPAPPNDVKHDPAVPSSTSTAGAVADSVSAAANSENRDFFVDINDRFPPDILSDFFAKAKDAAQSSTPFNDPILSLNMPNYEPKNWSFFRNLAKDEFPSKSNDQQGLAKIDEGMYAFAGADNDAISMKGLNPTYNFDAEKKAEPSIIVADVSSMPPAYATSHIDHLPKMERSVEAFQVDNPYQPVVDNTNLPAPDFEEPKFEEDRTAAQVMDASLRDSDFEHLQIIKNEDLEELRELGSGTFGTVYHGKWRGTDVAIKRIKKSCFTGRSSEQERLAQEFWREAEILSKLHHPNVVAFYGVVKDGPGGTLATLTEFMVNGSLRHVLQRKDKCPDLRKRLIIAMDAAFGMEYLHSKNIVHFDLKCDNLLVNLRDHARPICKVGDFGLSKIKRNTLVSGGVRGTLPWMAPELLNGSSSKVSEKVDVFSFGIVLWEILTGEEPYANMHYGAIIGGIVNNTLRPPVPANCGPEWRRLMEQCWSPDPAQRPAFTEIAARLRSMSAAANQQAKAAAAAAAK